Below is a genomic region from Caretta caretta isolate rCarCar2 chromosome 18, rCarCar1.hap1, whole genome shotgun sequence.
TCCTTGGAAGGATGCAGCCTCAAGACACAGGTGTTCAGTACAGCAGGTGGAATGACAATAGTCGTGATGAAGTCAGTGTGAACACATCCACTGCTGAGGTGTCGGGATGTAAAAGGTGAGACCCCTGTGGCTCGGCTGCCTAAGAGGTGTAGACTCAACAATGCACACAAGAGGAATAGCTGTCCAGAACCTATTCCTCTTGCCAAGCTGTTCCTCCTGAGCTATGGAGGCTCCCTGCAAGCCCTCTTGTCCTTCTCCTTAGCCTTAGAGAGTCTGTCAACCTTTTATCCCTCTGTGCTGGAATTACAGAAACCCACACGGTTTGACTGCCCATGGTCAATCAGCAGAGTAGCCCTACATCCACCATACATGGTCCTAGAACCAGACACACTGTTCCCCAGGATCTACCAACTGCATTTCTGCAAGGCCAACACAGATCACCTCCTGGAAGATAATGGAGTCAAATCTTCCAGGATTGTCTTTGTCTCCCAGTTTAACTAGCAGTGCAGAAACACACAAAGGTTCCAATCATACAGTGCCACTGTTGTCAGTGAGATTAGTGCCTGAGTATTGATTTCCGAATGGGAACCAAACTTGGAATTTTTAAAGCAGAGAAATTGGGCTCTACTCACAATCTAGCTGAAGTTACAGATATAGCTGGCTGCCACGTTACTATTTTAAAAGCTAAGACGTCTGTACACAATTCTAAATAATTCCTTTGTTCTAGAAAATCGCAAACAGTGACTCAGTGGCTTACAGCATCGTGATTCTTTCCTCCACTCACCCTAACACatggaaaggaagagaaatatgacctttctctccccccatgtaGACTCTGTAAGAATAATAGTAACATTTATTTCTCTAACGCCTTTCCCCCTAACGTGTTTTACAATAAACTAGAATCACTTCACTTGCCACTAAAACCAGCCACCTCTTGCCGGAACACAGCCACGCTACACAACAGTTCAGGAAGTGCTGTGAAGAATGTTGTGTTGAACAGAAGCTTCAGGGAAGATTGAGGGAGACAAAGTTTAATTACTCCAGGTGGACTGTGCCCTGAATTAGGGCTAAGATTTCTACTCTGAGGAGAGATGCTGTAAAATCTTCAGTGATCACAAGCAGTCAGGCCCTGGGTTTTATATTTCATCCAGGAGATGGCATAGCCCTCGCAGCCCCTTTCACAGGGCAGCTTATCACTAGTGACTGGGTGCCACCTCCTGAATCACCAGCACCACTTCCAATACCAACCTGGAGTTTGACAGCAGGTCTCCCAGCCAAATAACAGGCTAAGTAGAGCTGACTGGGTTTGCTAATGCAGCCAGGATGACTACAGCTGTTCCTTATCCCTGTTTATCTCCCCAGAATCTACACTAAGCTGTGCACTGGGAAAATCGGCATTGCAGTTAAAGTGGTTGGAGGAAACATCCTCTTTTGGACGGTTTTTGTCATTGGCTACGTGACAGGTTACTATGTGCACAAGTGCAAGTAGAAGGAACAGTGAAATTCACCGGCAGGACCCCAGGCCTGGATTTCTCTGGTGCGGTAATCCCAAACCTCCTTGTCCAGTTCCCACCCCCAATCAGGCAAGTCACCAAGCATGCATGCAAGATGCAGGAATCTTCACTATGTGTCAGATGAGCACGCAAAAAGAACCATCAGCATCAGGGAGGTGCACAAAGCCAGTGCTGGATGCAGCACGTCTTGCTGCCTACGAGAGAACCGATCGTACAGTCGCAGCTGAAGGCTCAACAAAGGCAAAGGGGGAACTAGAAAGGGACGTGCTCTCCCTCATGAATCAGCAAAATGTGCTGTTTCCAAAACCTGTCACTGCTGCCAAAATGCCCTGTATTGCAATGAGAACTCCTCCCTGGTCCTGCGGTTTCCATCCTTACCCCTTATGACACCCCCATCAGCAGGGGATCTGGGTACCGGTTTTGCATGGGCATGTTTTCTATGAGCTTCTTAATGGCACCTGCATACCTCCTGGAACATCCATATGCATGTgaaaacacctccattttgtgaGCACGTAACAGGTAGCTGTGTGAGCAAACCTGTCACTGGGCACCCAACCCGTTTGTGCACCTGATTGCACGTGCAGGAGACTTTAATCCAAATTCCTTAGCAGTCACTGGAGCCCTTTGTTGATCGCTGGGTCGACACACATACGCTTCTATTTGACTATGAATTTTCCAGGAGCAAGGTGCTGCTCCCTTACGTTTGGGATCTTTCTCTTTTCAAGCCCTTATTTCTAGCCTACACTTTACTAGAGGCTGCGAGTGCAGTGCCTGGATTCACAGGATTTGCTGAACCAACCTTTGAAACTTCTTTATGCTCTATCAGTCACGTCAGCCAGGAAGATTAAAGGCTTTTGCACACAACCCCTCTACTAACTCTTCAGGAAGGCTGCATGCCAGCTTCCAGCGTAGCTGGGTTCATTATAAACCAGTGTGATGGGAACCTTTATTTTAATCATAACCTCACTGGCTTCCCCCTGCAAAGGAACCGGTTGCTCTTTATAATCATGTTAATGTTTCCTTTAGAAAACTCTCTTCCAGACCAGGGCTCTCCCACAGATTTTCAAACTGTGCAGCAGGCATGTAAAGCTCTGCATATTTCTGCAACAAAGTCAAATTGTTTTAAGCAATAAAAAGGAGATTTAAAGCCAACAGGCTGCCCATGTCTCTGATCAGTGCTGGAATATGTGTCTCAATGGAAAGGCATATACAGGGGAGACTACTGAAGTGTATCTTGCTGTCTTAGACTAATTTCCTGTGAACTGCAGCTTGAATAGGAAAGGTCAGGGAACTCTACTCTTGGAGCTCCCTGGGACTGTACATTATGTATTTGGGGTTCAACTAATTGAAGGGCTCCCCGTAAAGAGTCTGGGTGGGATCCAAattccaaccccaccccactcaaGGCAGAAAGATTTGAGCTCATGCCTCTTCTAAACAATCCTGACAAGAATAATTCACCCCATCTGAGCACAACCCCAATTCCGATCCTCCAGGCAGGCCCTGCTGGTAGATCTTATCTAAGATGTGCATTAACGCTTTCCCAGGCACGAGGTGCATGCATGCAG
It encodes:
- the SMIM1 gene encoding small integral membrane protein 1, which translates into the protein MQPQDTGVQYSRWNDNSRDEVSVNTSTAEVSGCKRIYTKLCTGKIGIAVKVVGGNILFWTVFVIGYVTGYYVHKCK